The Burkholderia cepacia genome includes a region encoding these proteins:
- a CDS encoding IclR family transcriptional regulator has product MPASPLPDDDLADSDSDDAASGEHGENSEKVRSGIQSIEVGFRLLDVLTSEPRAMMLRDLAQRAGMSPAKAHRYLVSFSRLGVVSQDPVSGRYELGGFALQMGLARLARVDGVKLARIALTEFRDRLDQTVGIAVWGNQGPTIVHWMESSHPAKASLKLGDVMPLLGSATGLLFAAYLPRSKTAAMLERELADTRRSPHHGGPRTLDEVDAVLADVRKHEAARVEGMLLPTIHAFCMPVFDAVGELALAIVALGQEGSFDIAWGGEIDTALRACAQKLSYELGYSPDARDA; this is encoded by the coding sequence ATGCCTGCCAGCCCGCTTCCCGACGACGATCTCGCCGACTCCGACTCCGACGACGCCGCTTCCGGCGAGCACGGCGAAAACAGCGAGAAGGTCCGTTCCGGCATCCAGTCGATCGAGGTCGGCTTCCGCCTGCTCGACGTGCTGACGAGCGAGCCGCGCGCGATGATGCTGCGCGACCTCGCGCAGCGCGCGGGCATGAGCCCTGCGAAGGCGCACCGCTACCTGGTCAGCTTCTCGCGGCTCGGCGTGGTGTCGCAGGATCCCGTCTCGGGCCGCTACGAGCTCGGCGGCTTCGCGCTGCAGATGGGGCTCGCGCGGCTCGCGCGCGTCGACGGCGTGAAGCTCGCGCGGATCGCGCTGACCGAATTCCGCGACCGCCTCGACCAGACGGTCGGTATCGCGGTGTGGGGCAACCAGGGGCCGACGATCGTGCACTGGATGGAATCGAGCCACCCGGCGAAGGCATCGCTGAAGCTCGGCGACGTGATGCCGCTGCTCGGCTCCGCGACGGGCCTGCTGTTCGCCGCGTACCTGCCGCGCAGCAAGACCGCCGCGATGCTCGAGCGCGAGCTCGCCGATACGCGCCGCTCGCCGCACCACGGCGGCCCGCGCACGCTCGACGAGGTCGACGCGGTGCTCGCCGACGTGCGCAAGCACGAGGCCGCGCGCGTCGAGGGGATGCTGCTGCCGACGATCCACGCGTTCTGCATGCCCGTGTTCGATGCGGTCGGCGAACTGGCGCTCGCGATCGTCGCGCTCGGCCAGGAAGGCTCGTTCGACATCGCATGGGGCGGGGAGATCGACACCGCGCTGCGCGCCTGCGCGCAGAAACTGTCTTACGAACTCGGCTATAGTCCCGACGCGCGCGACGCCTGA
- a CDS encoding type III pantothenate kinase translates to MNEPHLLIDAGNSRIKWALADARRTLVETGAFGHARDGGADPDWSHLPRPRGAWISNVAGADVAARLDALLDARWPGLPRTTIRARHTQGGVTNGYTTPEQLGSDRWAGLIGAHAAFPGEHLLIATFGTATTLEALRADGRFTGGLIAPGWALMMRALGTHTAQLPTLTTDIASGLLAGAQADPFQVDTPRSLSAGCLYAQAGLIERAWRDLNAAWQAPVRLVLAGGAADDVARALTVPHTRHDGLILSGLALIAAETVANG, encoded by the coding sequence ATGAACGAGCCGCACCTGCTGATCGACGCCGGCAACAGCCGGATCAAGTGGGCGCTCGCCGATGCGCGGCGCACGCTCGTCGAGACGGGCGCGTTCGGCCACGCGCGCGACGGCGGCGCCGATCCCGACTGGTCGCACCTGCCGCGTCCGCGCGGCGCGTGGATCTCGAACGTCGCGGGCGCCGACGTGGCCGCCCGGCTCGACGCGCTGCTCGACGCACGCTGGCCGGGCCTGCCGCGCACGACGATACGCGCGCGTCACACGCAAGGCGGCGTGACGAACGGCTATACGACGCCCGAACAGCTCGGCAGCGACCGCTGGGCCGGCCTGATCGGTGCGCACGCGGCGTTTCCGGGCGAGCACCTGCTGATCGCGACGTTCGGCACCGCGACGACGCTCGAGGCGCTGCGCGCGGACGGCCGCTTCACCGGCGGGCTGATCGCACCGGGCTGGGCGCTGATGATGCGCGCGCTCGGCACGCACACCGCGCAGTTGCCGACGCTGACCACCGATATCGCGAGCGGACTGCTCGCGGGTGCGCAGGCCGATCCGTTCCAGGTCGACACGCCGCGCTCGCTGTCGGCCGGCTGCCTGTACGCGCAGGCCGGACTGATCGAACGCGCATGGCGCGACCTGAACGCCGCCTGGCAAGCGCCGGTGCGGCTCGTGCTGGCCGGCGGCGCGGCGGACGACGTCGCGCGTGCGCTGACGGTGCCGCATACGCGGCACGATGGGCTGATCCTGTCCGGGCTCGCGCTGATTGCGGCGGAAACGGTTGCGAATGGTTGA
- a CDS encoding PhaM family polyhydroxyalkanoate granule multifunctional regulatory protein gives MTTDASGSNPFAGFAGFKPADMMDRMWDMMRMSPFGGMGAFPGATHGLPPSLSSMSDMMAPLTSVEELDKRITDLRAVEQWLKLNLGMLQSAIQALEVQRATLATLRAFGAFAQSSMSAAEEAAVAAAKAAATPLGDTQQAAPEGAQADAPPEGESAAQNVAFDPAGWWNLLQSQFNQLASLAMAQPGAQPAAPDAPAAPAASAAARPDPADPPPAAPRKPAAKRAKPAGSSGSSGSAAARAAAASSPETRPPKRST, from the coding sequence ATGACGACCGATGCCTCCGGCTCCAATCCTTTCGCCGGCTTTGCCGGCTTCAAGCCCGCCGACATGATGGACCGGATGTGGGACATGATGCGGATGTCGCCGTTCGGCGGCATGGGCGCATTCCCCGGCGCGACGCATGGGCTGCCGCCGTCGCTGTCGAGCATGTCCGACATGATGGCGCCGCTCACGAGCGTCGAGGAACTCGACAAGCGCATCACCGACCTGCGCGCGGTCGAGCAATGGCTGAAGCTCAATCTCGGGATGCTGCAGTCGGCGATCCAGGCGCTCGAGGTGCAGCGCGCGACGCTCGCGACGCTGCGTGCGTTCGGCGCGTTCGCGCAGAGCTCGATGTCGGCGGCCGAGGAAGCGGCCGTCGCGGCGGCGAAGGCGGCCGCGACCCCGCTCGGCGACACGCAGCAGGCCGCGCCGGAAGGCGCGCAAGCGGACGCGCCGCCCGAGGGCGAGAGCGCCGCGCAGAACGTGGCCTTCGATCCCGCCGGCTGGTGGAACCTGCTGCAGTCGCAGTTCAACCAGCTCGCGAGCCTCGCGATGGCGCAGCCGGGCGCACAACCGGCCGCGCCGGACGCACCGGCTGCGCCGGCGGCATCGGCCGCGGCGCGGCCCGATCCGGCCGACCCGCCGCCGGCGGCGCCGCGCAAGCCCGCCGCGAAGCGCGCGAAGCCGGCCGGATCGTCCGGCTCGTCCGGTTCGGCCGCGGCGCGCGCGGCGGCCGCTTCGTCGCCCGAAACCCGTCCGCCGAAGCGTTCGACGTGA
- the rfaE2 gene encoding D-glycero-beta-D-manno-heptose 1-phosphate adenylyltransferase → MPAIFERKLITREALVALRASLPSPVVFTNGVFDILHRGHVTYLADAKALGACLIVGVNSDASVRMLGKGDDRPINREEDRAALLAALESVDWVVTFGEKTPVSLIEAVRPDILVKGGDYDMDALPESALVRGWGGRALAIPFEHDRSTTALLKKVRAQQP, encoded by the coding sequence ATGCCTGCCATTTTCGAACGCAAGCTGATCACCCGTGAAGCCCTCGTCGCGCTGCGCGCGTCGCTGCCGTCGCCCGTCGTGTTCACCAACGGCGTATTCGACATCCTGCACCGCGGCCACGTCACGTATCTCGCCGATGCGAAAGCGCTCGGCGCGTGCCTGATCGTCGGCGTGAACAGCGATGCGTCGGTGCGCATGCTCGGCAAGGGCGACGACCGGCCGATCAACCGCGAGGAAGACCGCGCGGCACTGCTTGCGGCGCTGGAAAGCGTCGACTGGGTCGTGACGTTCGGGGAAAAGACGCCGGTGTCGCTGATCGAGGCCGTGCGTCCGGACATCCTCGTGAAGGGCGGCGACTACGACATGGACGCGCTGCCGGAATCGGCGCTCGTGCGCGGCTGGGGCGGCCGTGCGCTGGCGATTCCGTTCGAGCACGACCGCTCGACCACCGCGTTGCTGAAGAAGGTGCGCGCGCAGCAGCCGTAA
- a CDS encoding ferritin → MNTMLYPELYRSLEAVRWDMEKDIPWDKFDASLLTDEQAKTIKMNAITEWSALPATEMFLRDNQHDSDFSAFMSVWFFEEQKHSLVLMEYLRRFKPEMVPTEEELHAVRFQFDPAPPLETLMLHFCGEIRLNHWYRCAADWHTEPVIKQIYETISRDEARHGGAYLRYMKKALNDCGDVARAAFAKIGVLMASARRTEKPLHPTNLHVNQALFPRDTVQSRLPDPEWLERWLDEQIRFDGEWEKKVVERILHNLSILFERTFATAQELNRYRKEVTGRLQAESGQSAAQPA, encoded by the coding sequence ATGAACACCATGCTTTATCCGGAACTTTACAGGTCGCTCGAAGCTGTCCGCTGGGACATGGAGAAGGACATTCCGTGGGACAAGTTCGACGCTTCGCTGCTCACCGACGAGCAGGCGAAGACGATCAAGATGAACGCGATCACCGAATGGTCGGCGCTGCCCGCGACGGAAATGTTCCTGCGCGACAACCAGCACGACAGCGACTTTTCCGCGTTCATGAGCGTGTGGTTCTTCGAGGAACAGAAGCATTCGCTCGTGCTGATGGAATACCTGCGCCGCTTCAAGCCGGAAATGGTGCCGACCGAAGAGGAACTGCACGCGGTGCGCTTCCAGTTCGACCCGGCGCCGCCGCTCGAGACGCTGATGCTGCACTTCTGCGGCGAGATCCGCCTGAACCACTGGTACCGCTGCGCGGCCGACTGGCACACCGAGCCGGTCATCAAGCAGATCTACGAAACGATCTCGCGCGATGAAGCGCGCCATGGCGGCGCCTACCTGCGCTACATGAAGAAGGCGCTGAACGACTGCGGCGACGTCGCGCGCGCGGCGTTCGCGAAGATCGGCGTGCTGATGGCGTCGGCGCGCCGCACCGAGAAGCCGCTGCACCCGACCAACCTGCACGTGAACCAGGCGCTGTTCCCGCGCGACACCGTGCAGTCGCGCCTGCCCGATCCGGAATGGCTCGAGCGCTGGCTCGACGAGCAGATCCGGTTCGACGGCGAGTGGGAAAAGAAGGTCGTCGAGCGGATCCTGCACAACCTGTCGATCCTGTTCGAGCGCACGTTCGCGACCGCGCAGGAGCTGAACCGCTACCGCAAGGAAGTCACCGGCCGCCTGCAGGCCGAAAGCGGCCAGTCGGCTGCCCAGCCGGCCTGA
- a CDS encoding fumarylacetoacetate hydrolase family protein yields the protein MKLASLKDGTRDGQLIVVSRDLHTAAIADAIAPTLQRVLDDWAFYAPQLRDLYDALNHGRARNSFAFDPANCMAPLPRAFQWADGSAYVNHVELVRRARGAEMPPEFWTDPLMYQGGSDDFLGARDDVVCPSEEWGIDFEAEVAVITGDVRMSASPDEALKAVRLVTLVNDVSLRNLIPAELAKGFGFFQSKPATAFAPVAVTPDELGDAWREGRVHRPMIVHWNGRKVGQPDAGTDMVFHFGQLVAHAAKTRNLRAGSIVGSGTVSNKDAKRGYCCIAEKRCLETIEHGAPQTEFMRYGDTVRIEMFDAAGKSIFGAIEQSVAPPDGAA from the coding sequence ATGAAACTTGCTTCGCTGAAGGACGGCACGCGCGACGGCCAGCTGATCGTCGTGTCGCGCGACCTGCATACCGCGGCGATCGCCGACGCGATCGCGCCGACGTTGCAGCGCGTCCTCGACGACTGGGCGTTCTACGCGCCGCAGCTGCGCGACCTGTACGACGCGCTGAACCACGGCCGTGCGCGCAATTCGTTCGCATTCGATCCGGCCAACTGCATGGCGCCGCTGCCGCGCGCGTTCCAGTGGGCCGACGGTTCCGCGTACGTGAACCACGTCGAGCTCGTGCGCCGCGCGCGCGGCGCCGAGATGCCGCCCGAATTCTGGACCGACCCGCTGATGTACCAGGGCGGCAGCGACGATTTCCTCGGCGCGCGCGACGACGTCGTGTGCCCGTCCGAGGAATGGGGCATCGATTTCGAGGCGGAAGTCGCGGTGATCACCGGCGACGTGCGGATGAGCGCGTCGCCCGACGAAGCGCTGAAGGCCGTCCGGCTCGTCACGCTGGTAAACGACGTGTCGCTGCGCAACCTGATTCCGGCCGAGCTCGCGAAGGGCTTCGGCTTCTTCCAGAGCAAGCCGGCCACCGCCTTTGCGCCGGTCGCCGTGACGCCCGACGAGCTCGGCGACGCATGGCGCGAAGGCCGCGTGCACCGGCCGATGATCGTCCACTGGAACGGCAGGAAGGTCGGCCAGCCCGATGCGGGCACCGACATGGTGTTTCACTTCGGCCAGCTGGTCGCGCACGCGGCGAAGACGCGCAACCTGCGCGCCGGGTCGATCGTCGGCTCGGGCACGGTGTCGAACAAGGACGCGAAGCGCGGCTACTGCTGCATCGCCGAGAAGCGCTGCCTCGAGACGATCGAGCACGGCGCGCCGCAGACCGAATTCATGCGTTACGGCGATACCGTGCGCATCGAGATGTTCGACGCGGCCGGCAAGTCGATCTTCGGTGCGATCGAGCAGTCGGTCGCCCCGCCCGACGGCGCCGCCTGA
- a CDS encoding homocysteine S-methyltransferase family protein produces the protein MSATSSAVRSAPSAAPDAPYTRGAQLPVLLKQRILILDGAMGTMIQRYKLDEAAYRGERFKDFPRDIKGNNELLSITQPQIIREIHDQYFAAGADIVETNTFGATTVAQADYEMEDLVVEMNIESAKLAREAAAKYATPDKPRFVAGAIGPTPKTASISPDVNDPGARNVTFDELRASYYQQAKALLDGGVDLFLVETIFDTLNAKAALFALDELFEDTGERLPIMISGTVTDASGRILSGQTVEAFWNSLRHAKPLTFGLNCALGAALMRPYIAELAKLCDTYVSCYPNAGLPNPMAETGFDETPDVTSGLLKEFAQAGLVNLAGGCCGTTPEHIAEIAKALADVKPRRWPNQYSDNA, from the coding sequence ATGTCTGCGACTTCATCCGCCGTTCGCTCCGCCCCGTCAGCCGCGCCCGACGCCCCGTACACGCGCGGCGCCCAGCTGCCGGTGCTGCTCAAGCAGCGCATCCTGATCCTCGACGGCGCGATGGGCACGATGATCCAGCGCTACAAGCTCGACGAAGCCGCGTATCGCGGCGAGCGCTTCAAGGATTTCCCGCGCGACATCAAGGGCAACAACGAGCTGCTGTCGATCACGCAGCCGCAGATCATCCGCGAGATCCACGACCAGTACTTCGCGGCCGGCGCCGACATCGTCGAGACCAACACGTTCGGCGCGACGACCGTCGCGCAGGCCGACTACGAGATGGAAGATCTCGTCGTCGAGATGAACATCGAATCGGCGAAGCTCGCGCGCGAAGCGGCCGCCAAATACGCGACGCCCGACAAGCCGCGCTTCGTCGCGGGCGCGATCGGGCCGACGCCGAAAACGGCCAGCATCTCGCCGGACGTCAACGACCCGGGCGCCCGCAACGTCACGTTCGACGAACTGCGCGCGTCGTACTACCAGCAGGCGAAGGCGCTGCTCGACGGCGGCGTCGACCTGTTCCTCGTCGAGACGATCTTCGACACGCTGAACGCGAAGGCCGCGCTGTTCGCGCTCGACGAGCTGTTCGAGGACACCGGCGAGCGCCTGCCGATCATGATCTCGGGCACCGTCACCGATGCGTCGGGCCGGATCCTGTCGGGCCAGACCGTCGAGGCGTTCTGGAACTCGCTGCGTCACGCGAAGCCGCTCACGTTCGGCCTGAACTGCGCGCTCGGCGCGGCGCTGATGCGCCCGTACATCGCCGAGCTCGCGAAGCTGTGCGACACCTACGTGTCGTGCTACCCGAACGCGGGCCTGCCGAACCCGATGGCCGAAACCGGCTTCGACGAGACGCCGGACGTCACGTCGGGCCTCCTGAAGGAATTCGCGCAAGCCGGGCTCGTGAACCTCGCGGGCGGCTGCTGCGGCACGACGCCCGAACACATCGCGGAGATCGCGAAGGCGCTCGCCGACGTGAAGCCGCGCCGCTGGCCGAACCAGTACAGCGACAACGCCTGA
- a CDS encoding DUF3567 domain-containing protein, protein MQMIYNSPNYCVVEFAPQAGHHLMNAGGYEIVDKNAQREIFIDGELAERFRAHVKQLIEDEPSLDEVDEFLGQFDSLMTQPVVLH, encoded by the coding sequence ATGCAAATGATCTACAACAGCCCCAACTACTGCGTCGTCGAATTCGCGCCGCAGGCCGGCCACCACCTGATGAATGCCGGCGGATACGAAATCGTCGACAAGAACGCGCAGCGCGAGATCTTCATCGACGGCGAACTTGCCGAACGATTCCGCGCGCACGTGAAGCAGCTGATCGAAGATGAACCGTCGCTCGATGAGGTCGACGAATTCCTCGGACAATTCGACAGCCTGATGACGCAACCGGTCGTCCTGCACTGA
- a CDS encoding biotin--[acetyl-CoA-carboxylase] ligase, whose product MNAPTSSDTPDSGDAHIARNRLEAHLDAAPRAWPLDIVAATGSTNADVATRLKALPRHANALPAPLVRVAFEQTAGRGRQGRPWFAQPGNALLCSVGCIVPRPVDALGGLSIAIGVALAEGLATLPLDARSRVALKWPNDLLLTATDDGTPRIVGKLAGILIETAWASADATAVVIGFGINVRGAEAVAAQVDALRAREATLASGLPPAALSIACASANLTDTLAASLNALTPALAQFGAEGLAPFVPRWHALHAYAGREVVLLEQGVERARGIATGIDATGQLLLDTPDGIQAIAAGDVSLREAQ is encoded by the coding sequence ATGAACGCCCCCACCTCCTCCGACACGCCCGATTCCGGCGACGCGCACATCGCGCGCAACCGGCTCGAGGCGCACCTGGACGCCGCGCCGCGCGCGTGGCCGCTCGACATCGTCGCCGCCACCGGCTCGACCAACGCCGACGTCGCCACCCGGCTCAAGGCGCTGCCGCGCCACGCGAACGCGCTGCCCGCGCCGCTCGTGCGCGTGGCGTTCGAGCAGACGGCCGGCCGTGGCCGGCAGGGCCGCCCGTGGTTCGCGCAGCCCGGCAACGCGCTGCTGTGCTCCGTCGGCTGCATCGTGCCGCGCCCCGTCGACGCGCTCGGCGGCCTCAGCATCGCGATCGGCGTCGCGCTTGCGGAAGGGCTGGCCACGCTGCCGCTCGACGCCCGCTCGCGCGTCGCGCTCAAATGGCCGAACGACCTGCTGCTGACGGCCACCGACGACGGCACGCCGCGCATCGTCGGCAAGCTCGCCGGGATCCTGATCGAAACCGCCTGGGCCAGCGCCGACGCGACCGCCGTCGTGATCGGCTTCGGCATCAACGTACGCGGCGCGGAAGCCGTCGCCGCGCAGGTCGACGCGCTGCGCGCGCGCGAAGCGACGCTCGCGAGCGGGCTGCCGCCGGCCGCGCTGTCGATCGCGTGCGCATCGGCCAACCTCACCGATACGCTCGCCGCGTCGCTGAACGCGCTCACGCCCGCGCTCGCGCAGTTCGGCGCCGAAGGGCTCGCGCCGTTCGTGCCGCGCTGGCATGCGTTGCACGCGTATGCGGGGCGCGAAGTCGTCCTGCTCGAACAGGGCGTCGAACGCGCGCGCGGCATCGCGACGGGCATCGACGCGACCGGCCAGTTGCTGCTCGACACGCCGGACGGCATCCAGGCGATCGCGGCCGGCGACGTGTCGCTGCGCGAAGCGCAATGA
- a CDS encoding patatin-like phospholipase family protein: MRLALVLMGGGARAAYQVGVLKALAEIAREADPQRHTLPFAVVCGSSAGAINATSIASHADDFSHGVRRLLEFWEPLRADYVYRTDWLGIAAAGARWLAAMTFGWAARRSPRGLLDNAPLAHLLQRELSFHRIEQMLEARLLHALSITALSYSSGRHLTFYQAAQPIQAWRRAQRTARLVDLSASHLLASSAIPFVFPAVPLVLDGQIEYFGDGSIRQIAPLSPAIHFGAHRIVVVGAADPRPEIPAANGTGRVRGYPTLAQIGQQVLASVFLDSIGSDIERIEHINRMIEHLPHQVEVDSGWRHVDVLAIAPSERIELIAAKHLKQMPATMRGLLGAVGGSQPAGASFASYLLFEEAFTRELIELGYRDGRAQRDTLAGWIALADGASASPADGQAAGEMRV, encoded by the coding sequence ATGCGGCTCGCGCTCGTTCTGATGGGAGGCGGCGCACGTGCCGCCTATCAGGTCGGCGTGCTCAAGGCGCTGGCCGAGATCGCGCGCGAGGCCGATCCGCAGCGGCACACGCTGCCGTTCGCGGTCGTGTGCGGCTCGTCGGCCGGCGCGATCAACGCAACGTCGATCGCGAGCCACGCGGACGACTTTTCCCATGGCGTGCGGCGCCTGCTCGAGTTCTGGGAGCCGTTGCGCGCCGACTACGTGTATCGCACCGACTGGCTCGGCATCGCGGCCGCCGGTGCGCGCTGGCTCGCGGCGATGACGTTCGGCTGGGCGGCCCGCCGCTCGCCGCGCGGGCTGCTCGACAACGCGCCGCTCGCGCACCTGCTGCAGCGCGAGCTGAGCTTCCACCGGATCGAGCAGATGCTCGAGGCGCGCCTGCTGCACGCGCTGTCGATCACGGCGCTCAGCTATTCGAGCGGCCGGCACCTCACCTTCTACCAGGCGGCCCAGCCGATCCAGGCGTGGCGGCGCGCGCAGCGCACCGCGCGGCTCGTCGACCTGTCGGCATCGCACCTGCTCGCGTCGTCGGCGATTCCGTTCGTGTTCCCGGCCGTGCCGCTCGTGCTCGACGGGCAGATCGAGTACTTCGGCGACGGGTCGATCCGGCAGATCGCGCCACTGTCGCCGGCGATCCACTTCGGCGCGCACCGGATCGTCGTGGTCGGTGCGGCCGACCCGCGGCCCGAGATTCCGGCCGCGAACGGCACGGGGCGGGTACGCGGCTACCCGACGCTCGCGCAGATCGGCCAGCAGGTGCTCGCGAGCGTGTTCCTCGATTCGATCGGCTCGGACATCGAGCGCATCGAGCACATCAACCGGATGATCGAGCACCTGCCGCACCAGGTCGAGGTGGACAGCGGCTGGCGGCATGTCGACGTGCTCGCGATCGCGCCGTCCGAGCGCATCGAGCTGATCGCGGCGAAACACCTGAAGCAGATGCCGGCGACGATGCGCGGGCTGCTCGGCGCGGTCGGCGGCAGCCAGCCGGCCGGCGCGTCGTTTGCGAGCTACCTGCTGTTCGAGGAGGCATTCACGCGCGAACTGATCGAGCTCGGCTACCGCGACGGGCGCGCGCAGCGCGACACGCTGGCCGGCTGGATCGCGCTGGCGGACGGCGCGAGCGCGTCGCCGGCCGACGGGCAGGCGGCCGGGGAAATGCGGGTCTGA
- a CDS encoding enoyl-CoA hydratase/isomerase family protein codes for MSDTAIYSGYEALKVRRQPHGILDIVMSGEGANRSGLATANARMHRELADIWRDVDRDPDTRVAVIRGEGKGFSAGGDLALVEDMANDFDVRARVWREARDLVYNVINCSKPIVSAMHGPAVGAGLVAGLLADISIAAKDARIIDGHTRLGVAAGDHAAIVWPLLCGMAKAKYYLLLCEPVSGEEAERIGLVSLAVEPAELLPKAYEVAERLAHGSQSAIRWTKYALNNWLRTAGPTFDTSLALEFMGFAGPDVQEGLRSLRERRPPEFPGDAPF; via the coding sequence ATGTCCGATACCGCCATTTACAGCGGTTATGAAGCACTGAAGGTGCGGCGCCAGCCGCACGGCATCCTCGACATCGTGATGAGCGGCGAGGGGGCGAATCGCAGCGGCCTCGCGACCGCGAACGCGCGCATGCATCGCGAGCTCGCCGACATCTGGCGCGACGTCGACCGCGATCCCGACACGCGCGTCGCGGTGATCCGCGGCGAAGGCAAGGGCTTCTCGGCGGGCGGCGATCTCGCGCTCGTCGAGGACATGGCGAACGACTTCGACGTGCGCGCCCGCGTGTGGCGCGAGGCGCGCGACCTCGTCTACAACGTGATCAACTGCAGCAAGCCGATCGTATCGGCGATGCATGGCCCGGCCGTCGGCGCGGGGCTCGTCGCCGGGCTGCTCGCGGACATCTCGATCGCCGCGAAGGACGCACGCATCATCGACGGCCACACGCGCCTCGGCGTCGCGGCCGGCGACCACGCGGCGATCGTGTGGCCGCTGCTGTGCGGGATGGCGAAGGCGAAGTACTACCTGCTGCTGTGCGAGCCGGTGAGCGGCGAGGAGGCCGAGCGGATCGGGCTGGTGTCGCTCGCGGTCGAGCCGGCCGAGCTGCTGCCGAAGGCGTACGAAGTGGCCGAGCGGCTCGCGCACGGTTCGCAGTCGGCGATCCGCTGGACCAAGTACGCATTGAACAACTGGCTGCGCACGGCCGGGCCGACCTTCGATACGTCGCTTGCGCTCGAATTCATGGGGTTTGCCGGGCCCGACGTGCAGGAAGGCCTCCGGTCGCTGCGCGAGCGGCGCCCGCCCGAGTTCCCCGGCGACGCCCCGTTCTGA
- a CDS encoding DUF3108 domain-containing protein, whose product MPPSDARPRYAPPRRWLRVGIALVVVLVLHTLAALWFTRHREPFTPPAPAEVPVQIELLKPQPIERQPAPPAPKPAARPAAPKPAVPAPAAPKPAKPAAAPSRPAPQEPVLTSTQTAAEGVPPAAAASAGGTASGASAAAAGGASGAATAGPATNGVKFAAPPSGDLQYDTFYNGMQNMIGTIHWRTDGRTYDLSVSMPVPFVGPFRYRSQGRVDAYGIAPDRYVEKRGKRPEDIAIFNREIRQVVFTRTPNNAPLPDGIQDRFSMLMQLSGLVRGNPSTYKPGVTQQFFVIDNNSGETWPITVIGDEQVQTQAGIIGARHFMRLPRRDGDTRRIDMWLAPSLGWLPARLVQTEPNGAQIELLWHGPLAAPAVPAEAAPDTGGTPNAASDAAAPGMSNAPPSAASSPPATP is encoded by the coding sequence ATGCCGCCCTCCGACGCCCGCCCCCGCTACGCTCCGCCCCGCCGCTGGCTGCGCGTGGGCATTGCGCTCGTCGTCGTGCTGGTGCTGCACACGCTCGCCGCGCTGTGGTTCACGCGTCATCGCGAACCGTTTACGCCGCCCGCACCCGCCGAAGTCCCCGTGCAGATCGAGCTGCTGAAACCGCAGCCGATCGAGCGCCAGCCCGCGCCACCTGCGCCGAAACCGGCTGCAAGGCCGGCCGCGCCTAAGCCGGCCGTGCCTGCGCCGGCCGCGCCGAAGCCCGCGAAGCCGGCGGCCGCGCCATCGCGGCCGGCGCCGCAGGAGCCGGTGCTGACGTCGACGCAGACCGCCGCGGAAGGCGTGCCGCCGGCCGCGGCCGCATCCGCCGGCGGCACCGCCTCGGGCGCGTCGGCTGCGGCGGCCGGCGGCGCAAGCGGCGCAGCGACGGCCGGCCCCGCGACGAACGGCGTGAAGTTCGCCGCGCCGCCCTCCGGCGACCTGCAGTACGACACGTTCTACAACGGCATGCAGAACATGATCGGCACGATCCACTGGCGGACCGACGGGCGCACCTACGACCTGTCGGTGTCGATGCCCGTGCCGTTCGTCGGCCCGTTCAGGTACCGGAGCCAGGGCCGCGTCGATGCATACGGGATCGCGCCCGACCGTTACGTCGAGAAGCGCGGCAAGCGTCCGGAAGACATCGCGATCTTCAATCGCGAGATCCGTCAGGTCGTGTTCACGCGCACGCCGAACAACGCCCCGTTGCCCGACGGCATACAGGACCGCTTCAGCATGCTGATGCAGCTGTCGGGGCTCGTGCGCGGCAATCCGTCCACGTACAAGCCGGGCGTCACGCAGCAGTTCTTCGTGATCGACAACAACAGCGGCGAGACCTGGCCGATCACCGTGATCGGCGACGAGCAGGTGCAGACGCAGGCCGGCATCATCGGCGCGCGGCACTTCATGCGCCTGCCGCGACGCGACGGCGACACGCGCCGTATCGACATGTGGCTCGCACCGTCGCTCGGCTGGCTGCCCGCGCGGCTCGTGCAGACCGAACCGAACGGTGCGCAGATCGAACTGTTGTGGCACGGCCCGCTCGCCGCACCCGCCGTGCCCGCCGAAGCGGCGCCGGACACCGGCGGCACGCCGAATGCGGCGTCCGACGCCGCCGCACCGGGCATGTCGAATGCGCCGCCCTCGGCTGCGTCGTCGCCGCCCGCGACGCCGTGA